From Solidesulfovibrio carbinoliphilus subsp. oakridgensis, the proteins below share one genomic window:
- a CDS encoding nucleotide sugar dehydrogenase yields the protein MITFEEIRAKNAAVAVIGLGYVGLPLAVALAKHFDVVGFDVKAARVAELASGQDSTLEVDPAELAATSLRFTHQAADLAACKIFIVAVPTPINANRVPDLGPLVGASRLLAGHLSPGSIVVYESTVYPGLTEEVCQPLLEKGSGLAAGTDFFLGYSPERINPGDKVHTLATVVKVVAGQTPEVTDLLASLYGAVVTAGIHKAPSIKVAEAAKVIENTQRDINIALMNELSLICERLDIDTIDVLKAAETKWNFLPFRPGLVGGHCIGVDPYYLLYKAQSLNLHPQVIPAGRRINDSMGKHVAEVTIKMLIRSECRASCARIGVLGLTFKENVPDLRNTKVVDIIHELCDFRMHVLVHDPMASPEEARAEYGLTTVPASELRDLDALIVAVGHDAFKGLTLEEIAGWFRPSVQPILIDVKGIYGRLDAEAAGFRYWRL from the coding sequence TTGATCACTTTTGAGGAAATCCGCGCGAAAAACGCGGCCGTGGCCGTCATTGGCCTGGGTTATGTGGGCCTGCCCCTGGCCGTGGCCCTGGCCAAGCATTTCGACGTGGTCGGCTTCGACGTCAAGGCCGCCCGGGTGGCCGAGCTGGCCTCCGGCCAGGACAGCACCCTGGAAGTCGATCCGGCCGAACTGGCCGCGACCTCGCTGCGCTTCACCCATCAGGCCGCCGACCTGGCCGCCTGCAAGATCTTCATCGTGGCCGTGCCCACGCCCATAAACGCCAACCGGGTGCCGGACCTCGGCCCCCTGGTCGGCGCGTCGCGGCTCCTGGCCGGCCACCTCTCCCCCGGGTCCATCGTGGTGTACGAATCCACGGTCTACCCGGGCCTGACCGAGGAGGTCTGCCAGCCGCTCCTGGAAAAGGGGTCGGGACTGGCCGCCGGCACGGACTTTTTTCTGGGCTATTCGCCGGAGCGCATCAATCCCGGCGACAAGGTCCACACCCTGGCCACCGTGGTCAAGGTCGTGGCCGGCCAGACCCCGGAAGTCACCGATCTCCTCGCCTCGCTCTACGGCGCGGTGGTCACGGCCGGCATCCACAAGGCCCCGTCCATCAAGGTGGCCGAGGCGGCCAAGGTCATCGAGAACACCCAGCGCGACATCAACATCGCGCTCATGAACGAGCTGTCGCTTATCTGCGAGCGCCTGGACATCGACACCATCGATGTCTTGAAGGCCGCCGAGACCAAGTGGAACTTCCTGCCCTTCCGGCCGGGCCTGGTCGGCGGGCACTGCATCGGCGTGGACCCCTACTATCTGCTCTACAAGGCCCAGAGCCTGAACCTCCACCCCCAGGTCATCCCGGCCGGCCGGCGCATCAACGACTCCATGGGCAAGCACGTGGCCGAGGTCACGATCAAGATGCTCATCCGCTCGGAGTGCCGGGCCAGCTGCGCCAGGATCGGCGTCCTTGGCCTGACGTTTAAGGAAAACGTGCCGGATCTGCGCAACACCAAGGTCGTGGACATCATCCACGAGCTTTGCGACTTCCGCATGCACGTCCTGGTCCACGATCCCATGGCCTCGCCGGAAGAGGCCCGGGCGGAATACGGCCTGACCACGGTGCCCGCCTCCGAGCTGCGGGACCTCGACGCCCTGATCGTGGCCGTCGGCCACGACGCCTTCAAGGGGCTTACGCTGGAAGAAATCGCCGGCTGGTTCCGGCCGAGCGTCCAGCCCATCCTCATCGACGTCAAGGGCATCTACGGCCGCCTGGACGCGGAAGCGGCCGGCTTCCGCTACTGGCGGCTCTAG
- the mqnB gene encoding futalosine hydrolase yields the protein MGQPTPSLPVPETGHGLGPGGTSGRGTPPSGRRRLLVACATAKEYKAALAPLGAPAAPEPGRAVPWRRGGRDFLILVTGVGPVAAALAVGRVLGRHEGAIGGLVNCGVAGSFDLAGVPLGGLVAATAEAFPEFGLRREAGTDPRGIGFPQLSLPGAGGGPVFDRLPLAPEAAAGDMGLSLPPGTLFGPCVTVAGVSGDAARAALLARRYGAACESMEGFAVGLAAAVAGLPFLELRTVSNRVGARPPEDWDLAGALAALGRAVAILFS from the coding sequence ATGGGCCAACCCACTCCCTCCCTGCCCGTCCCCGAAACCGGGCACGGCCTCGGGCCGGGCGGCACCTCCGGAAGGGGCACCCCCCCTTCCGGCCGCCGTCGGCTCCTTGTCGCCTGCGCCACGGCCAAGGAATACAAGGCCGCCCTGGCCCCGCTCGGGGCTCCGGCCGCTCCGGAACCGGGCCGGGCCGTGCCCTGGCGGCGGGGCGGGCGCGATTTCCTGATCCTGGTCACCGGCGTCGGCCCGGTGGCCGCCGCCCTGGCCGTGGGCCGGGTCCTCGGCCGGCACGAGGGCGCGATCGGAGGGCTCGTCAACTGCGGCGTGGCCGGCTCCTTCGACCTGGCCGGCGTTCCCCTTGGCGGGCTGGTCGCGGCCACGGCCGAGGCCTTTCCGGAGTTCGGCCTGCGCCGGGAAGCCGGCACCGATCCCCGGGGCATCGGCTTTCCCCAGCTTTCCCTCCCCGGAGCCGGGGGCGGACCGGTCTTCGACCGCCTGCCGCTCGCTCCCGAGGCGGCGGCCGGGGACATGGGCCTCAGCCTGCCGCCGGGCACGCTCTTTGGCCCGTGCGTCACCGTGGCCGGCGTCTCCGGCGACGCGGCCCGGGCCGCGCTGCTGGCCCGCCGGTACGGCGCGGCCTGCGAATCCATGGAGGGGTTCGCCGTGGGCCTGGCTGCGGCCGTGGCCGGCCTGCCTTTCCTGGAGCTTCGGACCGTCTCCAACCGGGTGGGGGCCCGCCCGCCCGAGGACTGGGATCTGGCCGGGGCCCTGGCCGCCCTCGGCCGGGCCGTTGCCATCCTTTTTTCCTGA
- a CDS encoding MqnA/MqnD/SBP family protein: MDAMTVAISPCPNDVVIFGAWILGRVGLPDTLAAFAFEDVETLNEAALAGRFDVVKVSAAMAAPLAATYAVLPSGAAFGFGAGPKLVVAEGFAGRPKTVAVPGLRTTAATLLRAALAADDPNLPPPDAPFVPVRYDDIVAAVKDGRAEAGLLIHETALAAADHGLRLVLDLGVWWQGRLPDTPVPLGVILAKKSLGPEKIAAIGALLRQSLLDARDHPGEVAPLARLLAREKNPAVIEAHIKAYVGDLSLEMGDTGRRALEVLADLAVGRHFPAAPPLPAPDQCC; the protein is encoded by the coding sequence ATGGATGCCATGACTGTCGCCATTTCCCCCTGCCCCAACGACGTGGTCATCTTCGGGGCCTGGATCCTCGGCCGGGTCGGGCTGCCGGACACCCTGGCCGCCTTTGCCTTCGAGGACGTGGAAACGCTGAACGAAGCCGCCCTGGCCGGCCGCTTCGACGTGGTCAAGGTCTCGGCGGCCATGGCCGCGCCCTTGGCCGCCACCTACGCGGTCCTGCCCTCGGGCGCAGCCTTCGGCTTCGGGGCCGGCCCCAAGCTCGTGGTCGCCGAAGGCTTTGCCGGCCGCCCGAAAACCGTGGCCGTGCCCGGGCTGCGCACCACGGCGGCCACCCTTTTGCGGGCCGCCCTGGCGGCCGACGACCCAAACCTGCCGCCGCCGGACGCGCCGTTTGTGCCGGTCCGCTACGACGACATCGTGGCCGCCGTGAAAGACGGCCGGGCCGAGGCCGGGCTGCTCATCCACGAGACGGCCCTTGCCGCCGCCGACCACGGCCTGCGTCTGGTCCTCGATCTTGGCGTCTGGTGGCAGGGCCGGTTGCCGGACACGCCGGTGCCCCTTGGCGTCATCCTGGCCAAAAAGAGCCTCGGCCCGGAGAAGATCGCGGCCATAGGGGCGCTTTTGCGCCAAAGCCTCCTCGACGCCCGGGACCACCCCGGCGAGGTGGCCCCGCTGGCCCGGCTGCTGGCCCGGGAAAAAAATCCGGCCGTGATCGAGGCCCATATAAAGGCCTATGTCGGGGACCTGAGCCTCGAGATGGGCGATACGGGCCGCCGGGCCCTCGAAGTCCTGGCCGATCTGGCGGTTGGCCGCCATTTCCCGGCGGCCCCCCCCTTGCCAGCCCCGGACCAATGCTGTTAA
- a CDS encoding polyprenyl synthetase family protein, with protein MSDFADILSREVPAINEYLEDAAATLSPLVQPVVRHVLLAGGKRLRPLLTVLVARAFGHDKDDVYPLACSLEFLHSATLLHDDIVDGAPLRRGRESAHVRFGATHTILAGDVLLALANRIVAEYDVPELTRILSEALLQTATGEILEIAHLRDTDLPLETYLSIITGKTAYLLQAACHCGAILAGADARLCQAAMSLGVNCGIAFQLVDDALDYTSPAAVSGKPTGGDLKEGKVTLPLILYLAEQPFEARRRLAEDFRQDQLSAEDIEYLRGNIVAAGHAEKTREMAATYLAKAQAALAVFPPSPEADLIGQVLAPMLGRDK; from the coding sequence ATGAGCGATTTCGCGGACATTTTATCTCGGGAAGTCCCGGCCATCAACGAGTACCTGGAGGACGCGGCGGCAACGCTCAGTCCCCTGGTGCAGCCGGTGGTCCGCCATGTGCTTTTGGCCGGAGGCAAACGCCTGCGTCCGCTGCTCACCGTCCTGGTGGCCCGCGCCTTTGGCCACGACAAGGACGATGTCTACCCGCTGGCCTGCTCGCTGGAGTTTCTCCATTCCGCCACACTCCTTCACGACGACATCGTGGACGGAGCCCCGTTGCGGCGCGGCCGGGAGTCGGCCCACGTGCGCTTCGGCGCCACCCACACCATCCTGGCCGGCGACGTGCTCTTGGCCCTGGCCAACCGGATCGTGGCCGAGTACGACGTGCCCGAGCTGACGCGCATCCTGTCCGAGGCCCTGCTCCAGACGGCCACCGGCGAGATCCTCGAAATCGCCCATCTGCGCGACACCGACCTGCCGCTCGAAACCTATCTTTCCATCATCACGGGCAAGACCGCCTACCTGCTCCAGGCCGCCTGCCACTGCGGCGCCATCCTGGCCGGGGCCGACGCCAGGCTCTGCCAAGCGGCCATGAGCCTTGGCGTCAACTGCGGCATCGCCTTCCAGCTCGTGGACGACGCCCTGGACTACACCTCGCCGGCCGCGGTCTCGGGCAAGCCGACCGGGGGCGATCTCAAAGAGGGCAAGGTCACCCTGCCGCTCATCCTCTACCTGGCCGAGCAGCCCTTCGAGGCCCGTCGCCGCCTGGCCGAGGACTTCCGCCAGGACCAATTGTCCGCGGAGGACATCGAATATTTGCGCGGCAACATCGTTGCCGCCGGACACGCGGAAAAGACCCGGGAGATGGCCGCCACCTACCTCGCCAAAGCCCAGGCCGCCCTGGCCGTCTTCCCGCCATCGCCGGAAGCCGACTTGATCGGCCAGGTGCTGGCCCCCATGCTCGGCCGGGACAAATAG
- a CDS encoding AIR synthase-related protein — MLSRVAVGLRPSVTDVVGQRVAGKIKSELHLPVTAVRIVKIFTIDGLSADEAGRIAADGVLHDPVVQVASLSPLSPAPEATDWVIEVGFRPGVTDNEARTAKEAISLALDLPADRRKTLAVYTAVQYHIEGLPDRAAAKHVAVDLLGNDLLQRHHIKSGDAWRADPGFPAQAAQVTGQASSKVEVPDLFNMLEKDMEAYGREHTLALSLEEWWAIREYFGLPGYKIRRVSWGLIHNPTDVELECIAQTWSEHCKHKIFTATITYRDEEAGTEEVIESLYKTYIQGATADIRKALGEKDFCLSVFSDNAGVVRFTEDLHLCIKVETHNSPSALDPYGGALTGIVGVNRDPMGTGMGANLLCNTDVFCFASPFFEGQLPPRLLHPRRVLEGVREGVEHGGNKSGVPTVNGSLVFDERYLGKPLVFCGTVGTLPATLHGQPSYVKKALPGDYIVMVGGRVGKDGIHGATFSSEELHEGSPATAVQIGDPITQRRMYDFLMRARDLGLYNAITDNGAGGLSSSVGEMARDSGGCELYLDRVPLKYDGLVPWEILTSEAQERMTVAVPPNRFADFMRLSREMGVESTELGNFTNSGYFRVYYEKRTVAYLDMDFLHDGTPRMRLAAAWKRPAVARTEPALPAGGHGALLETMLGRLNICSKEYVVRQYDHEVKGGSAVKPLCGVRRDGPSDAGVLRPDLSRPEGVALSHGICPRYSDIDTYWMMAAAIDEAVRGAVAVGADPDRLAGVDNFCWCDPVESEKTPDGRYKLAQLVRANKALAHFCRAYRTPCVSGKDSMKNDYSGGGIKISIPPTVLFSVMGFVPDVSLVVTSDFKNPGDLVYVLGATLAELGASELADELGFTSPDVPQVEAVSASRRYRTLHAAMRQGLVSACHDCSDGGLAVTLAEMALGGRLGADLDLAAAPATPGLTDLELLYSESQSRLVVTVAPENRQAFEALFAGQPCGLLGAVAAGPALRLRRGPQTLCDASAEELARAFKATLDW, encoded by the coding sequence ATGCTCAGTCGCGTCGCCGTGGGCCTTCGCCCAAGCGTTACGGACGTGGTCGGCCAACGGGTGGCCGGCAAGATCAAAAGCGAACTGCATCTGCCGGTCACCGCCGTTCGCATCGTCAAGATATTCACCATCGACGGCCTGTCGGCGGACGAAGCCGGGCGCATTGCCGCGGACGGCGTCCTCCACGATCCCGTGGTCCAGGTCGCCTCGCTGTCCCCCCTGTCCCCGGCTCCGGAGGCCACGGACTGGGTCATCGAGGTGGGCTTTCGGCCCGGGGTCACGGACAACGAGGCCCGCACGGCCAAGGAGGCCATAAGCCTCGCCCTCGACCTGCCGGCCGACCGCCGCAAGACGCTCGCCGTCTACACCGCCGTCCAGTACCACATCGAGGGCCTGCCCGACCGGGCGGCCGCCAAGCACGTGGCCGTCGATCTTCTCGGCAACGACCTCCTCCAGCGCCACCACATCAAATCCGGCGACGCCTGGCGCGCCGATCCGGGCTTTCCGGCCCAGGCGGCCCAGGTGACCGGCCAGGCCAGTTCCAAGGTCGAGGTGCCGGACCTCTTCAACATGCTCGAAAAGGACATGGAGGCCTACGGCCGGGAGCACACCCTGGCCCTGTCCCTTGAGGAGTGGTGGGCCATCCGCGAGTATTTCGGCCTGCCCGGGTACAAGATCCGCCGGGTGTCCTGGGGCCTCATCCACAACCCCACCGACGTGGAGCTGGAGTGCATCGCCCAGACCTGGTCCGAGCACTGCAAGCACAAGATCTTTACCGCGACCATCACCTACCGCGACGAAGAGGCCGGCACCGAAGAGGTGATCGAGAGCCTGTACAAGACCTACATCCAGGGCGCCACGGCCGACATCCGAAAGGCCCTTGGCGAGAAGGACTTCTGCCTGTCGGTCTTTTCCGACAACGCCGGCGTGGTCCGCTTCACCGAGGATCTCCACCTGTGCATCAAGGTCGAGACCCACAACAGCCCGTCGGCGCTCGATCCCTACGGCGGAGCCCTGACCGGCATCGTCGGCGTCAACCGCGACCCCATGGGCACGGGCATGGGCGCCAACCTGCTTTGCAACACCGACGTCTTCTGCTTCGCCTCGCCCTTCTTTGAAGGCCAGCTGCCGCCGCGCCTGCTCCATCCCCGCCGGGTCCTCGAAGGCGTGCGCGAGGGCGTGGAGCACGGCGGCAACAAGTCCGGCGTGCCGACGGTCAACGGCTCCCTCGTCTTTGACGAACGCTACCTCGGCAAGCCGCTGGTCTTCTGCGGCACGGTCGGCACCCTCCCCGCCACCCTCCACGGCCAGCCGAGCTACGTCAAAAAGGCCCTGCCCGGCGACTACATCGTCATGGTCGGCGGCCGGGTCGGCAAGGACGGCATCCACGGCGCGACCTTCTCCTCCGAGGAGCTCCACGAGGGCTCCCCGGCCACGGCCGTGCAGATCGGCGACCCCATCACCCAGCGCCGGATGTACGACTTCCTCATGCGGGCCCGGGACCTCGGCCTTTATAACGCCATCACGGACAACGGCGCGGGCGGCCTGTCGAGCTCGGTCGGCGAGATGGCCCGGGATTCCGGCGGCTGCGAGCTCTACCTCGACCGGGTGCCGCTCAAGTACGACGGGCTGGTCCCCTGGGAAATCCTCACCTCCGAGGCCCAGGAGCGCATGACCGTGGCCGTGCCGCCGAACCGGTTCGCGGACTTCATGCGCCTGTCCCGGGAGATGGGGGTCGAGTCCACGGAACTCGGCAACTTCACCAATTCCGGCTACTTCCGCGTCTACTACGAAAAGCGGACCGTGGCCTACCTCGACATGGACTTCCTGCACGACGGCACCCCGCGCATGCGGCTTGCCGCCGCCTGGAAGCGTCCGGCCGTAGCCCGCACCGAGCCGGCCCTGCCGGCCGGCGGCCACGGGGCCCTGCTCGAAACGATGCTTGGGCGCCTGAACATCTGCAGCAAGGAATACGTGGTCCGGCAGTACGACCACGAGGTCAAGGGCGGCTCGGCGGTCAAGCCCCTGTGCGGCGTGCGCCGCGACGGCCCGTCCGACGCCGGCGTCCTGCGGCCGGACCTGTCCCGGCCGGAAGGCGTGGCCCTCTCCCACGGCATCTGCCCGCGCTACTCCGACATCGACACCTACTGGATGATGGCCGCGGCCATCGACGAGGCCGTGCGCGGCGCCGTGGCCGTGGGCGCCGATCCGGACCGGCTGGCCGGGGTGGACAACTTCTGCTGGTGCGATCCGGTGGAGTCCGAAAAGACGCCCGACGGCCGCTACAAGCTGGCCCAGCTCGTACGCGCCAATAAAGCGCTCGCCCACTTCTGCCGGGCCTACCGCACCCCCTGCGTCTCGGGCAAGGATTCCATGAAAAACGACTACTCGGGCGGCGGCATCAAGATCTCCATCCCGCCGACGGTCCTCTTCTCGGTCATGGGATTCGTGCCCGACGTCTCCCTGGTCGTGACGTCCGATTTCAAGAACCCGGGCGATCTGGTCTACGTGCTCGGGGCCACCCTGGCCGAGCTCGGCGCCTCGGAACTGGCCGACGAACTGGGATTCACCTCGCCCGATGTGCCCCAGGTCGAGGCCGTCTCGGCCTCGCGGCGCTACCGTACGCTCCACGCCGCCATGCGCCAGGGGCTGGTGTCCGCCTGCCACGACTGCTCGGACGGCGGCCTGGCCGTCACCCTGGCCGAGATGGCCCTCGGCGGCCGGCTCGGCGCGGACCTCGACCTGGCCGCCGCCCCGGCCACGCCCGGCCTCACCGACCTGGAACTCCTCTACAGCGAATCCCAGAGCCGGCTGGTGGTCACGGTGGCGCCGGAAAACAGGCAAGCCTTTGAGGCCCTTTTCGCCGGCCAGCCCTGCGGGCTGCTTGGCGCCGTCGCCGCAGGGCCGGCCCTTCGCCTGCGCCGCGGCCCGCAAACCCTTTGCGACGCCTCGGCCGAGGAGCTGGCCCGGGCCTTCAAGGCCACCCTCGACTGGTAG
- a CDS encoding cytochrome c family protein — translation MARWRLCIAALLATGLCVCPAPSLLAQQTGDAAPPAAKPPAYVGSKACQGCHATEYESFSRYSKKAHSSQSVKIMAPKLSPEELRGCFACHTTGYGQPGGFVSFEQTPELANAGCEVCHGPGAAHVDSGGDPALIKTKLAMSECERCHSAERVRTFNFKPMLFAGAH, via the coding sequence ATGGCCCGTTGGCGCTTGTGTATCGCGGCATTGCTGGCGACAGGCCTATGCGTTTGTCCGGCCCCCTCCCTCCTGGCCCAGCAGACCGGCGACGCCGCCCCCCCCGCGGCAAAGCCTCCGGCCTACGTCGGCTCCAAAGCCTGCCAGGGCTGCCACGCCACGGAATACGAATCGTTTTCCAGATACTCCAAAAAGGCCCACTCCTCCCAGTCGGTCAAGATCATGGCCCCCAAGCTCAGCCCCGAGGAATTGCGCGGCTGCTTCGCCTGCCACACCACGGGCTACGGCCAGCCCGGCGGGTTCGTCAGCTTCGAGCAGACGCCCGAGCTGGCCAACGCCGGCTGCGAGGTCTGCCACGGGCCGGGGGCCGCCCACGTGGATTCGGGCGGCGATCCGGCCCTCATCAAAACCAAGCTGGCCATGTCCGAGTGCGAGCGGTGCCACAGCGCCGAACGGGTCCGGA